From the Entomomonas sp. E2T0 genome, one window contains:
- a CDS encoding DUF3392 domain-containing protein, translated as MDTLLDFIVTLSRWCDRHLDQISLALVAVLLVLFGLSLGKYIQRLIGTMNIVFRVIILAIVYMVVFGLIINYVPGLVKQLLSYLNYYSLFPILLLIMVFIGMIADKR; from the coding sequence ATGGATACACTACTTGATTTTATTGTCACCCTTTCCCGTTGGTGTGATCGTCATCTAGATCAAATATCACTCGCCCTTGTTGCAGTACTACTGGTACTATTTGGGCTTAGTCTAGGCAAATACATCCAACGCTTAATTGGTACTATGAATATAGTATTCAGGGTTATTATTCTAGCTATCGTTTATATGGTAGTGTTTGGTCTTATTATTAACTATGTACCAGGACTCGTTAAACAACTACTAAGCTACTTGAATTATTACAGTTTATTCCCCATATTATTACTTATTATGGTGTTTATTGGCATGATTGCAGATAAGCGTTAA
- the rpmE gene encoding 50S ribosomal protein L31 yields MRPDIHPKYEAIKATCSCGNVIETASTLCKDITIDVCSACHPFYTGKQKVLDTGGRIDRFKQRFGGFGKK; encoded by the coding sequence ATGAGACCTGATATCCATCCAAAATACGAAGCTATCAAAGCTACTTGTAGCTGTGGTAATGTTATTGAAACTGCTTCAACTTTATGCAAAGACATCACTATTGACGTATGCTCTGCTTGCCATCCTTTCTACACTGGCAAACAAAAAGTATTAGACACTGGTGGTCGTATTGATCGTTTCAAACAACGTTTTGGTGGTTTCGGTAAGAAATAA
- a CDS encoding aspartate aminotransferase family protein, producing MSTVSRTDFDRYIVPVYSPASFIPVKGQGSKVWDQEGREYIDFTGGIAVNVLGHAHPALVEALTEQAHKLWHVSNIFTNEPALQLAKKLTEATFADRAFFSNSGAEANEAALKLARRYAYDNFGEDKYEIISTLNSFHGRTYFTVSTGGQAKYSSGFGPKIEGIKHVAYNDLAAMEAAISDKTCAVILEPIQGESGVLPADQAYLEGVRKLCDKHNALLIFDEVQTGMGRTGKLFAYMHYNVIPDILTNAKCLGGGFPIGAMLTKEHIAKSFSVGVHGTTYGGNPLACAVANKVVDIVNTTEVLNGVEIRRALFQQELERIGKQYNIFSLVRGKGLLIGCVLTPEWKERTKEIIQAAEQQGLMLLQAGPEVIRLAPSLIIEEADIKEGLKRFEQAIQKLA from the coding sequence ATGTCTACTGTAAGTCGTACTGATTTTGATCGTTATATCGTTCCTGTTTATTCTCCAGCTAGCTTTATTCCTGTTAAAGGGCAAGGTTCTAAAGTATGGGATCAGGAAGGACGAGAATATATAGACTTTACAGGTGGTATTGCAGTGAATGTACTAGGTCATGCCCACCCTGCTCTTGTTGAAGCCTTAACCGAACAAGCCCATAAACTTTGGCATGTTTCCAATATCTTTACTAATGAGCCTGCACTACAACTGGCTAAAAAACTAACTGAAGCTACCTTTGCTGATCGTGCATTCTTCTCCAACTCTGGTGCAGAAGCCAATGAAGCAGCACTTAAACTAGCCCGTCGATATGCCTATGATAACTTTGGTGAAGATAAATATGAAATTATCTCCACCCTTAATAGCTTTCATGGTCGCACCTACTTCACTGTAAGCACCGGTGGCCAAGCCAAATACTCCAGTGGCTTTGGCCCTAAAATTGAAGGCATTAAACATGTAGCTTATAATGATTTAGCCGCAATGGAAGCCGCTATTTCTGATAAAACCTGTGCGGTAATTCTTGAACCTATTCAAGGTGAAAGTGGTGTTTTACCAGCAGATCAAGCTTATTTAGAAGGTGTTAGAAAGCTTTGTGATAAACACAATGCCTTACTAATCTTTGATGAAGTACAAACAGGTATGGGACGCACTGGCAAGCTATTTGCCTATATGCATTACAATGTAATTCCCGATATTTTAACCAATGCTAAATGTTTAGGTGGCGGCTTCCCTATTGGCGCTATGCTTACCAAAGAACATATAGCTAAAAGTTTTTCAGTAGGCGTACATGGTACAACCTATGGTGGTAATCCATTAGCCTGTGCTGTCGCTAACAAAGTAGTTGATATTGTAAACACTACTGAAGTATTAAATGGCGTAGAAATCCGTCGTGCCCTATTCCAACAAGAGTTAGAACGTATTGGTAAACAATACAATATCTTCTCGCTAGTACGTGGCAAAGGCTTATTAATTGGTTGTGTACTTACTCCAGAATGGAAAGAACGTACTAAAGAAATTATACAAGCGGCTGAGCAACAGGGCTTAATGCTATTACAAGCAGGCCCAGAAGTTATTCGCCTAGCCCCTAGCCTAATTATTGAAGAAGCCGATATTAAAGAAGGCTTAAAACGCTTTGAACAAGCTATCCAAAAGTTAGCTTAA